Sequence from the Microbacterium dextranolyticum genome:
CGCGGCGGTACGCCGGCGTGTCACCCGAAGCATCCGGCCCGCCGACACCGCTCTACGATGGGGCTGTGAGTGCGAGTCTGGATGACCTCCCCCTGAGACCCGATCTGCGCGGCCTGAAGCCCTACGGCGCACCCCAGGCCCCGCTGCCGGTGGCCCTCAACGTCAACGAGAACACCCACCCCGTCCCCGAAGACGTCGCAGACGACATCGTGGATGCGATCGCACGGGCCGTGCGCGAGGTGAACCGCTATCCCGACCGTGAGTTCACCGTGTTGCGCGAGGGATTCGCGGACTACCTGGGGCACGGGCTCGCCGCTGACCAGATCTGGGCGGCCAACGGCTCGAACGAAGTCCTGCAGCACCTGCTGCAGGCCTTCGGAGGGCCGGGGCGGACCGCTTTCGGCTTCGCGCCGACCTATTCGATGTACCCTCTGCTGACCCGGGCGACGGGGGCGGAGTACATCGCCGGCACGCGCGGCGTCGACTACACGCTCGACGCCGACGACGCGCGCCGTCAGATCGAGCAGGCGGATCCCGATCTCGTCTTCCTCTGCGCGCCGAACAATCCCACCGGCACGCCCTTGGGCCTCGACGTGATCGAGGCCGTGTACGAGGCGACCGATGGCATCGTGATCGTCGACGAGGCCTACCAGGAATTCGCGCCCCACGACTCCCGGTCCGCCCTGACCCTGCTCCCCGGTCGCGAGCGGCTCGTCGTGTCACGCACCATGAGCAAGGCGTTCGCGTTCGCGGGCGCCCGCGTCGGCTACCTCGCCGCCGATCCCGCCGTGATCGACGCGCTGCATCTCGTGCGGCTCCCGTATCACCTCAGCGGTCTCACGCAGGCGGCGGCGATCGCCGCCCTGCGGCATGCGCCGGCGATGCTCGCGACGGTCGACGAGATCGTCGCCCAGCGCGACCGCATCTCCGTCACGCTCGACGCGCTCGGCTACGAGCCGTTCGAGAGCTGGACGAACTTCGTGCTGTTCGCCGGGGTGGATGACCCCGCAGCGACGTGGCAGGCGCTCTACGACCAAGGTGTGCTGATCCGCGACGTCGGGCTGCCGCGTAGTCTGCGCGTCACGGCGGGCACCGAGGCCGAGTCGACCGCGTTCCTCGACGCGCTCGCCTCACTCGGGCCGGGCGGTGCGCACACCTGACCGCGGCCGATTCGCGCGCGCGTCGGCGGTGGGAGCAGCCCCGCGCGACACCACGGGGCATCCGTTCGCCTCGCTAGACTCAGGGCATGACCGACACCGCCCCCCGCACGGCCTCGATCCGCCGTGCGACGAGTGAGTCGACGGTCGAGCTCGAGCTCGACCTCGATGGCACCGGCCAGAGCCGCATCGACACGTCAGTGCCCTTCTTCGACCACCTGCTGACCGCGTTCGCGAAGCACTCGCTGACCGATCTCACGGTGCGTGCGTCAGGCGACACGCCGATCGACGCCCACCACACCGTGGAGGACGTCGCGATCGTCCTGGGCCAGGCGATCCGTCAGGCCCTCGGCGACAAGTCCGGGATCTCGCGCTACGGCGATGCCCTGGTGCCCCTCGACGAGGCGCTCGCTCAGGCCGTCGTCGACATCAGCGGCCGGCCGTACCTCGTGCACTCCGGCGAGCCGGCAGGCTACGAGTTCCACCTCATCGGTGGTCATTTCACGGGGTCGCTCGTGCGCCACACCTTCGAGGCGATCGCCTTCAACGCGGGGCTGACGGTGCACGTGACCGTTCTCGGCGGACGTGATCCTCACCACATCGCCGAGGCGGAGTACAAGGCGTTCGCCCGCGCGTTCCGCCAAGCGAAGGCGCTCGATCCGCTCGTCACGGGGATCCCCAGCACGAAGGGTGCTCTGTGACGGCGCCGCTGGTCGCGGTGCTCGACTACGGTTCGGGCAACGTGCACTCGGCGGTGAAGGCCCTGATCGCCGCCGGCGCCGACGCGCGCCTCACCGACGACCGTGGTCTCATCCAGGATGCGGCCGGTCTGCTGGTCCCGGGCGTCGGTGCGTTCAGCGCCGTCATGGACGCGCTGCGGGCCAGTCGCGGCGACGAGATGATCGAGCGGCGTCTGTCCGGTGGGCTGCCCGTCCTCGGCATCTGCGTGGGCATGCAGGTCATGTTCGAGCTGGGCGTGGAGCGCGGCATCGACACCCCGGGGCTCGGCGAGTGGCCTGGCGCCGTGACCGAACTCGACGCGCCCGTCCTGCCGCACATGGGCTGGAACACCGTTCGCCCGGGCGAAGGGTCGGTGCTCTTCGACGGGATCGCCGATGAGCGTTTCTACTTCGTGCACTCCTACGGCGCCCAGCACTGGACGCTGGAGCCCATGAAGCCGTTCCGTGCGCCGGTGGTCACGTGGTGCGACTACGGGGCCCCCTTCCTCGCCGCGGTCGAGAACGGCCCGCTGTCGGCGACGCAGTTCCACCCCGAGAAGAGCGGCGCTGCGGGCATTCGTCTGCTGCGCAACTGGATCTCGTCGCTGCCGCAGTCCCGGTAGTCTCTTCACGGCTCTCACCGAGCCCCGACACGCCGCGCGCCGCTCGGCCGCGCCCCACCCCTTCTCTGGAGCCATGAACGATTTCGCGTCGACCCCTGAACTGATCCTGCTTCCCGCTGTCGATGTCGCCGGCGGGAAGGCCGTGCGCCTCACGCAGGGCGAAGCCGGCTCGGAGACGAACTACGGCGACCCCGTCGACGCGGCGCTCGCGTGGGCCGAGGACGGCGCCCAGTGGATCCACCTCGTCGACCTCGACGCGGCCTTCGGCCGTGGCAACAACACGGCGATCATGCGCAAGGTCATCAAGCAGATGCGCGGCGTGCAGGTGGAACTCTCCGGCGGCATCCGCGACGACGCGACGCTCGAGGCCGCACTCGATTCGGGGGCTGCCCGCATCAATCTCGGCACGGCGGCGCTGGAGAATCCGGAATGGGCCGCCGACGTCATCGGGCGCTACGGCGACGCGATCGCCGTCGGCCTCGACGTGCGCGGGACGACGCTGGCTGCCCGCGGCTGGACGCGTGACGGCGGCGACCTGTGGCAGGTGCTCGACCGCCTCGAAGACGCCGGCTGCAGCCGGTACGTCGTCACCGACGTCACGAAGGACGGCACGCTGAAGGGCCCGAACATCGAGCTGCTGCGCGAGGTCACGACCCGCACGACCCGCCCGGTGGTCGCCTCCGGCGGGATCTCGAACCTCGACGACATCGCGGCGCTGCGCGAGCTGGTGCCGCTCGGCGTCGAGGGTGCCATCGTCGGCAAGGCTCTCTATGCGGGCGCGTTCACGCTCGCCGAGGCGCTGGATGTCGCCGCGGGCTGACGATCCGGCCGAGACGCCCGGCTCCGGCGAGGCGCACGCCTGTGCGCCCGCCGACTCGGCGGGCGTCCCCTGGGGGGGGCGCAGCTTCGAGCCGAATCCCCACGCCGGTGATGACGGCACCGCCGACCCCGGACTGCTGGCTGCGCTCTCGGCGTTCCACGCGGGGAGCGGCGACGCCGCGGCGATCGTCGAGGCGTACCGGTCGGCGCGCCTGCTGATCCCGCTGGTCGCCGAGGCGGGGGACGTGGGCGTCGCTCCGTCCGGTCATCTCGTCGACAAGACGCAGGAGCTGTCGATCGTGACCCTCGCGGCGCCCGATGGCCGCCGCGTCCTTCCGGTGTTCACCTCGGTGTCGGCGATGGCCGCGTGGGATCCGAAAGCGCGTCCCGTGCCGGCGGACGGCGTCCGCACGGCTTTGTCGGCAGCGGCCGACGACACCGAACTCATCGTCGTGGACCCGGGCTCGGAGACCGAGTTCGTTCTGCGACGGCCTGCGGTGTGGGCGCTCGCGCAAGGGCAGCGCTGGGAGAGCGCGCACCTGTCGCCGGAGGTCTATGCGGGATTGCAGGAGAGCATCGCCGCCGAACTCGGGGTGATCGATCTCTCCGTCGCCGACGGCGACCCGACCGGACGGCTGCGTGGCCCCGAGCTCGTCGTCCGTCTGCACCTCGTGGACGGACTCGAACAGAGCGCCCTCGACGCGATCCTGCAGCGCCTCGCCGCGCGGTGGGCGGCCGATGACCGCATCGCGGTGCTGGTCGACTCGCTGACCGTCAAGCTGCTGCGCGCCTGACCCCCGCGCGCTCGCCGTGGCATCCGAGCCCCGCGAAACCTCGCTTATGTCACGCAACACGCCGCAAATGCGTACACAAGGGAGGTTTCGCGGGGCTTCGAGCGCGCCGTGGGCGGCACGGGGCGGGGCGGGCTCTCGTGCGGGGGAGCGGGGGAGCGCGGGGCGGGTCAGGTGACGGGACCGGTCCACTTCTCGCCGGGGCCCTGGCCGATCGCATCGGGAATGACGGATGCCTCGCGGAACGCGAGCTGCACCGAGCGCAGCCCGTCGCGCAGCGACCGCGCGTGCATGTCGCTGATCTCCGGTGCACCCGCCGTGATGAGCCCCGCGAGGGCGTTGATCAGCTTGCGCGCCTCGTCGAGGTCGGTCTGAGCTGCGGGGTCGTCGGCGAGGCCGACTTTGACGGCGGCGGCGCTCATCAGATGCACGGCCGCGGTCGTGATGACCTCGACGGCGGGCACGTCGGCGATGTCGCGCGTGGCGGATGCTGCGGCGCGTTCCTGCTCCTCCCAGCGGGCGAGGCGCTGCGCCTCCGCGTGGTCGTGGGGATCGGGGGAGGAGGCAGTGGTGTCCACGGTTCGCTTTCTGATAGACTTCACGGGCACCGGAGTGTTCTGCTCCGGATCGAAAGTGGATCACATCCCACCCGCGCTTGCCGCTCCAGGCTACCGGGTCCCGCACTCCGCCTCGCTCGCGCGAGGTCGCCACTCGCGTGGTGCAGGGTGCAGAACGTCCAGCCGACGTCCGCGTCGTGCGGGGTGGATGTGTGAACCTTCCGCCCGTGGCACTCCGTGAGTCCCGAAGCCCCGCTTCGAGCCGCACGGCCTCCGAGGAGGCAGCCCGGTGGCATCCGACCGCACGACACAAGGAGTTCCGCATCAGCGATCCCCGCACCAATGACCGCATCCGCGTCCCCGAGGTCCGCCTCGTCGGCCCCGCGGGTGAGCAGGTCGGCGTCGTCCGCATCGAGGTCGCACTGCGCCTCGCACAGGAAGCAGATCTCGACCTGGTCGAGGTCGCCCCGAACTCGAAGCCTCCCGTGGTGAAGATCATGGACTTCGGCAAGTTCAAGTACGAGACGGCGCAGAAGGCCAAGGAAGCGCGTCGCAACCAGGCCAACACCGTGCTCAAAGAGGTGCGTTTCCGCCTGAAGATCGAGGCTCACGACTACACGACCAAGCTCAAGCGCGCCGAGGGCTTCCTGCAGGCCGGCGACAAGGTCAAGGCCATGATCCTCTTCCGCGGTCGTGAGCAGTCGCGACCCGAGCAGGGCGTGCGCCTCCTCCGCAAGTTCGCGGAGGACGTCGCCGAGTTCGGCACGGTGGAGTCCAACCCCACGATCGACGGACGCAACATGGTCATGGTGGTCGCGCCCCACAAGAACAAGTCCGAGGTCAAGACCGAGCAGAACGCCCAGCGGGCTGCCAACAAGGAGGCGGCGCGCCAGGCGCGCACCGGCTCCGGCGAGACCCCCGCGGACGAGCCCGCCGCAGCCGCGACGGCCGAGTAACCCGGCCGGGCCCGCGGCCCCACAGACTCCCGCACGTCGGGAACCACAACGAAGGATAGAGACATGCCGAAGCAGAAGACCCACTCGGGTGCCAAGAAGCGCTTCAAGGTCACCGGAAGCGGAAAGATCAAGAAGCAGCAGGCGAACCTCCGCCACAACCTCGAGGGCAAGCCCACCAAGCGCACGCGCCGTCTGACGGCTGACAAGATCCTGGCTCCCGGCGACGCGAAGGTCGCCAAGAAGCTCCTCGGCATCTGAGCGCCGACGCAGATTAGGAAGTAAGAAGAAATGGCTAGAGTCAAGCGGGCTGTCAACGCCCACAAGAAGCGTCGCGTCATCCTCGAGCGCGCCTCCGGTTACCGCGGGCAGCGCTCGCGTCTGTACCGCAAGGCGAAGGAGCAGGTCACCCACTCGCTCGTCTACGCGTACCGCGACCGTCGCAAGCGCAAGGGCGACTTCCGCCGCCTGTGGATCCAGCGCATCAACGCCGCGAGCCGCCAGAACGGCATGACGTACAACCGCTTCATCCAGGGCCTCGGCCTCGCGGGTGTGCAGGTCGACCGTCGCATGCTCGCCGAGCTCGCGGTGAACGAGCCGAAGACCTTCGCCTCGCTCATCGAGACCGCCAAGAAGGCGCTGCCGGCCGACGTCAACGCCCCCAAGGCGTAATCGCACCGCACACGGTATTCCGGCAAAGGGTGTCCTCCATTCGGGGGACACCCTTTGTTCGTAGGATGGGAGCGTGCTCGAGAACCCCCGGTCTCCGCGTGTGCGCGCGGTCGCGAAACTGACCAAACGCAGCGCCCGTCAAGAGACCGGGCTGTTCCTCCTCGAAGGTCCGCAGGCGGCTCGTGAGGCGCTGGCCTTCCGGCCCGACACCGTGGTTGAGGTGTTCGCGACGCCGGCCGCGATGGAGCGTCATCAGGATGTGCGCGATGCCGCGCAGGCGGCGGGGCTCGACATCGTCTTCACGACCGAGTCGGTGCTGGACGCCATGGCCGACACCGTCACGCCGCAGGGCATCGTCGCCGTCGCGCGGCAGTCACCGACCTCACTGCGCG
This genomic interval carries:
- a CDS encoding histidinol-phosphate transaminase; the encoded protein is MSASLDDLPLRPDLRGLKPYGAPQAPLPVALNVNENTHPVPEDVADDIVDAIARAVREVNRYPDREFTVLREGFADYLGHGLAADQIWAANGSNEVLQHLLQAFGGPGRTAFGFAPTYSMYPLLTRATGAEYIAGTRGVDYTLDADDARRQIEQADPDLVFLCAPNNPTGTPLGLDVIEAVYEATDGIVIVDEAYQEFAPHDSRSALTLLPGRERLVVSRTMSKAFAFAGARVGYLAADPAVIDALHLVRLPYHLSGLTQAAAIAALRHAPAMLATVDEIVAQRDRISVTLDALGYEPFESWTNFVLFAGVDDPAATWQALYDQGVLIRDVGLPRSLRVTAGTEAESTAFLDALASLGPGGAHT
- the hisB gene encoding imidazoleglycerol-phosphate dehydratase HisB, which translates into the protein MTDTAPRTASIRRATSESTVELELDLDGTGQSRIDTSVPFFDHLLTAFAKHSLTDLTVRASGDTPIDAHHTVEDVAIVLGQAIRQALGDKSGISRYGDALVPLDEALAQAVVDISGRPYLVHSGEPAGYEFHLIGGHFTGSLVRHTFEAIAFNAGLTVHVTVLGGRDPHHIAEAEYKAFARAFRQAKALDPLVTGIPSTKGAL
- the hisH gene encoding imidazole glycerol phosphate synthase subunit HisH — protein: MTAPLVAVLDYGSGNVHSAVKALIAAGADARLTDDRGLIQDAAGLLVPGVGAFSAVMDALRASRGDEMIERRLSGGLPVLGICVGMQVMFELGVERGIDTPGLGEWPGAVTELDAPVLPHMGWNTVRPGEGSVLFDGIADERFYFVHSYGAQHWTLEPMKPFRAPVVTWCDYGAPFLAAVENGPLSATQFHPEKSGAAGIRLLRNWISSLPQSR
- the priA gene encoding bifunctional 1-(5-phosphoribosyl)-5-((5-phosphoribosylamino)methylideneamino)imidazole-4-carboxamide isomerase/phosphoribosylanthranilate isomerase PriA — translated: MNDFASTPELILLPAVDVAGGKAVRLTQGEAGSETNYGDPVDAALAWAEDGAQWIHLVDLDAAFGRGNNTAIMRKVIKQMRGVQVELSGGIRDDATLEAALDSGAARINLGTAALENPEWAADVIGRYGDAIAVGLDVRGTTLAARGWTRDGGDLWQVLDRLEDAGCSRYVVTDVTKDGTLKGPNIELLREVTTRTTRPVVASGGISNLDDIAALRELVPLGVEGAIVGKALYAGAFTLAEALDVAAG
- a CDS encoding SseB family protein, whose protein sequence is MSPRADDPAETPGSGEAHACAPADSAGVPWGGRSFEPNPHAGDDGTADPGLLAALSAFHAGSGDAAAIVEAYRSARLLIPLVAEAGDVGVAPSGHLVDKTQELSIVTLAAPDGRRVLPVFTSVSAMAAWDPKARPVPADGVRTALSAAADDTELIVVDPGSETEFVLRRPAVWALAQGQRWESAHLSPEVYAGLQESIAAELGVIDLSVADGDPTGRLRGPELVVRLHLVDGLEQSALDAILQRLAARWAADDRIAVLVDSLTVKLLRA
- a CDS encoding DUF1844 domain-containing protein; the encoded protein is MDTTASSPDPHDHAEAQRLARWEEQERAAASATRDIADVPAVEVITTAAVHLMSAAAVKVGLADDPAAQTDLDEARKLINALAGLITAGAPEISDMHARSLRDGLRSVQLAFREASVIPDAIGQGPGEKWTGPVT
- the infC gene encoding translation initiation factor IF-3, coding for MSDPRTNDRIRVPEVRLVGPAGEQVGVVRIEVALRLAQEADLDLVEVAPNSKPPVVKIMDFGKFKYETAQKAKEARRNQANTVLKEVRFRLKIEAHDYTTKLKRAEGFLQAGDKVKAMILFRGREQSRPEQGVRLLRKFAEDVAEFGTVESNPTIDGRNMVMVVAPHKNKSEVKTEQNAQRAANKEAARQARTGSGETPADEPAAAATAE
- the rpmI gene encoding 50S ribosomal protein L35, whose product is MPKQKTHSGAKKRFKVTGSGKIKKQQANLRHNLEGKPTKRTRRLTADKILAPGDAKVAKKLLGI
- the rplT gene encoding 50S ribosomal protein L20 → MARVKRAVNAHKKRRVILERASGYRGQRSRLYRKAKEQVTHSLVYAYRDRRKRKGDFRRLWIQRINAASRQNGMTYNRFIQGLGLAGVQVDRRMLAELAVNEPKTFASLIETAKKALPADVNAPKA